From the Armatimonadia bacterium genome, one window contains:
- a CDS encoding DUF2752 domain-containing protein: protein MTLPADLGEAAPVSRAMPWWLRRPRLANRLGALALLVVTASMPALSFVLVPSAQGEPAAFRLLGPPCLFRLLTGLPCPLCGMTRAFVAMAQGHVAQAFEAHVLGPAAYTVTWVVALWALECCVTGRRPIPELTGLVRMTQIAFLVLLGGWAVNLLRVLL from the coding sequence GTGACCCTTCCGGCCGACCTGGGCGAAGCTGCGCCGGTCTCTCGCGCCATGCCCTGGTGGCTGCGTCGTCCGAGGCTGGCGAACCGACTGGGAGCGCTGGCCCTGCTGGTCGTGACAGCGTCGATGCCGGCGTTGTCCTTTGTTCTGGTACCGAGCGCACAGGGAGAGCCTGCTGCCTTCCGGCTCCTGGGGCCGCCGTGCCTTTTTCGCCTGCTGACCGGACTGCCGTGTCCGCTGTGCGGGATGACGAGGGCCTTTGTCGCGATGGCGCAAGGGCACGTGGCACAGGCCTTTGAGGCCCATGTGCTGGGGCCGGCTGCCTATACAGTGACCTGGGTAGTGGCGTTGTGGGCGCTGGAATGCTGCGTGACGGGCCGACGCCCGATCCCCGAACTGACAGGTCTTGTGCGGATGACCCAGATCGCGTTTCTGGTGCTCCTCGGCGGCTGGGCGGTCAATCTTCTTCGCGTTCTCCTTTAG
- a CDS encoding acetate/propionate family kinase, producing the protein MLVLVVNCGSSSLKYQLLDMPRGEAVAKGQVERIGHQDALLTHEAEDDDETVVEMEVTSHARAVDLMLRMLVLPEGGPLESLAQVDAVGHRVLHAGDRYSGSVLATPEVLAAIEEFAELAPLHNPHNLAGIQACQAAMPHCPHVCVFDNALHHTLAPEVYTYALPYELSRKLRIRKYGFHGLAFRSAFERAGLLLGQPVEELKVVTLMMGSGNTANAYDHGRSVEVSTGFTPQEGLVQSTRAGDLDAAVIPFLMSKEGYTPEEMTEVLNKRSGWLGISGLSADLREVIAAAEEGHGQARLALAAHAHRARKYVGAYAAAMGGVDVLIFAGSIGEKAPQVREAICGDLEFMGLELDQDKNMQSEGEAILSTSSSRGQIAVVTVNEELVIARDTLAVVQGEPV; encoded by the coding sequence ATGCTTGTACTGGTCGTCAACTGTGGGTCTTCCTCCCTCAAGTACCAACTCCTCGACATGCCCCGCGGCGAGGCCGTCGCAAAGGGCCAGGTGGAGCGGATCGGTCATCAGGACGCTCTGCTGACGCACGAGGCCGAGGACGACGACGAGACCGTGGTGGAGATGGAGGTGACCTCGCACGCCAGGGCAGTCGACTTGATGCTGCGGATGCTGGTGCTGCCTGAGGGCGGTCCGCTGGAGTCCCTGGCGCAGGTCGATGCAGTGGGTCACCGGGTGCTGCACGCCGGTGACCGCTACTCGGGATCGGTTCTCGCGACGCCGGAGGTGCTGGCGGCGATCGAGGAGTTCGCTGAGCTGGCGCCCCTGCACAACCCGCACAACCTCGCGGGAATTCAGGCCTGCCAGGCGGCCATGCCCCACTGCCCTCACGTATGCGTCTTCGACAACGCCCTGCACCATACCCTCGCGCCTGAGGTCTACACCTACGCGCTTCCCTATGAGCTGAGCCGGAAGCTCCGGATTCGCAAGTATGGGTTCCACGGTCTGGCCTTCCGGTCGGCCTTCGAGCGTGCCGGGCTGCTGCTGGGCCAGCCGGTCGAGGAACTCAAGGTCGTGACGCTCATGATGGGGAGCGGCAACACGGCCAATGCGTATGACCATGGGCGGTCGGTGGAGGTGAGCACGGGCTTCACGCCCCAGGAAGGTCTCGTGCAAAGCACTCGTGCCGGTGACCTCGACGCCGCGGTGATCCCCTTTCTGATGAGCAAGGAGGGCTACACGCCCGAGGAGATGACCGAAGTGCTGAACAAGCGGAGCGGATGGCTGGGGATCAGCGGCCTGAGCGCCGACCTGCGCGAGGTGATTGCTGCGGCAGAGGAGGGTCATGGCCAGGCGCGGCTGGCCCTGGCGGCTCATGCGCATCGGGCGCGGAAGTATGTGGGTGCCTACGCGGCGGCCATGGGCGGCGTCGATGTGCTGATCTTCGCAGGAAGCATCGGCGAGAAGGCGCCGCAGGTCCGCGAGGCCATCTGCGGCGACCTGGAGTTCATGGGCCTGGAGCTTGACCAGGACAAGAACATGCAGTCCGAGGGCGAGGCGATTCTGTCGACCTCCTCAAGCCGGGGACAGATCGCGGTGGTGACGGTGAATGAGGAACTGGTGATCGCCCGCGATACTCTGGCGGTTGTGCAAGGTGAACCGGTGTGA
- a CDS encoding FlgT C-terminal domain-containing protein, with translation MTRFVRLLVACILLGTVGVSLAYAGGPVIPRQTVKGTVLIVSNLERSSYENWLTKVKPKYVLWVSPDTDRASLTLPPGYVPLVLFLIKSDPKGVALHPSWQAEFPVSPEVLSETEMMIASKSVPGEKPALYSIKMLITAPTKKLVDALLTEATALDQFPLAKPITHPVADLRRIRAIACLPSLAERAFAGVGNAAESALYRGLVELRAFEVVGREAMSASTPSSVTTLKQIQELARELKVQALAFATITDASTKCREHTEFKKSNRTMTSQEAQQRLDDYRADQAGKGRTVSKKVADPDLVWAAPYQVRNYTTSMAGEITLVDATKGERLISYKIEGSQESEEEDEVRGFDYRWYKIDRIDNYDAEEDEYEVRLRATEAMDIARRETTEFCDVLAMRAMLPVPGEELIAAANPPEEVTATTAKILVADGQVAYIAFGKEQGARLGDTFSVWLSRELRDPDTGKLIETIRTRVARLKVAEVFDKSSRCDIIEQTPEANLQVGQIVVLD, from the coding sequence ATGACGAGGTTTGTGCGGTTGTTGGTCGCCTGCATCCTGTTAGGGACGGTTGGGGTGTCGCTGGCCTATGCCGGCGGTCCGGTCATTCCGCGCCAGACGGTCAAGGGAACGGTGCTGATCGTCTCAAACCTGGAGCGGAGCAGCTATGAGAACTGGCTCACCAAGGTGAAGCCCAAGTACGTCTTGTGGGTCAGCCCTGACACGGACCGCGCGAGTCTCACGCTGCCGCCCGGATACGTGCCGCTGGTGCTGTTCCTGATCAAGTCGGACCCGAAGGGCGTTGCGCTCCACCCGAGCTGGCAGGCCGAGTTCCCGGTCTCCCCCGAGGTACTCTCAGAGACGGAGATGATGATTGCGTCGAAGTCGGTACCCGGGGAGAAGCCCGCGCTGTACAGCATCAAGATGCTCATCACTGCGCCGACGAAGAAGCTGGTGGATGCGCTGCTCACCGAGGCCACGGCGTTGGACCAGTTCCCGCTGGCCAAACCCATTACGCATCCCGTGGCCGATCTGCGCCGCATCCGCGCGATCGCGTGCCTGCCCTCGCTGGCCGAGCGTGCCTTCGCGGGTGTAGGCAACGCCGCAGAATCGGCGCTCTACCGCGGTCTGGTGGAACTGCGGGCCTTCGAGGTGGTGGGACGGGAGGCGATGTCGGCATCGACTCCGTCGAGTGTCACGACGCTCAAGCAGATCCAGGAGCTGGCCCGGGAGCTGAAGGTGCAGGCCCTGGCCTTCGCAACGATCACGGATGCTTCGACCAAGTGCAGGGAGCATACCGAGTTCAAGAAGAGCAACCGCACGATGACCTCCCAGGAGGCCCAGCAACGGCTCGACGACTACCGAGCAGACCAGGCCGGGAAGGGGCGAACCGTGAGCAAGAAGGTCGCCGACCCGGATCTGGTGTGGGCTGCGCCGTACCAGGTGCGGAACTACACGACCTCGATGGCCGGCGAGATAACCCTTGTGGATGCCACGAAGGGCGAGCGTCTGATCAGCTACAAGATCGAGGGGAGCCAGGAGTCGGAGGAGGAGGACGAGGTCAGGGGCTTCGACTACCGCTGGTACAAGATCGACCGGATAGACAACTACGACGCCGAGGAAGATGAGTACGAGGTACGCCTGCGTGCGACTGAGGCGATGGACATCGCTCGCCGGGAGACCACCGAGTTCTGCGACGTCCTGGCGATGCGGGCGATGCTTCCGGTACCTGGTGAAGAGCTCATCGCTGCGGCGAACCCGCCGGAGGAGGTCACTGCCACCACCGCCAAGATCCTGGTGGCCGACGGACAGGTGGCCTACATCGCCTTCGGCAAGGAGCAGGGAGCCCGGCTGGGAGACACCTTCAGCGTATGGCTGAGCCGGGAGCTGCGGGACCCGGACACCGGCAAGCTGATCGAGACGATCCGGACGCGGGTCGCCCGGCTCAAGGTGGCGGAGGTGTTCGACAAGTCGAGCCGATGTGATATCATCGAGCAGACGCCCGAGGCGAACCTCCAGGTCGGACAGATCGTCGTGCTGGACTGA
- a CDS encoding sugar phosphate isomerase/epimerase family protein — protein MAGLKIAVMLGNLRMERYEAMKKVVELGVPGIHITAGGPWDARTMDAAARKELVAHVKGLGLEVSAISCWGGEVDLTVDKDWQENVEWGKKNLELAADLGCGIWQGHCGVMPEDAKEPGWARVVDGMGQIAERGEQVGACLAIETGPEPPYVLRRVITEVGSKAIRVNWDPANMILWGARACQLAGETYQREKWIERYQPNEGARALADVIVHTHAKDALVHEDGKRQEVPLGTGWVDWPRYVGYLREAGYDGYFAIERETGEDPVGDIQKAVDFLRTL, from the coding sequence ATGGCCGGACTCAAGATAGCAGTCATGCTCGGCAACCTGCGAATGGAACGATACGAAGCCATGAAGAAGGTTGTGGAGCTTGGTGTACCGGGTATCCACATCACGGCAGGCGGCCCCTGGGACGCCCGCACGATGGACGCAGCGGCTCGGAAGGAACTCGTCGCACACGTGAAGGGCCTCGGGCTGGAGGTCTCGGCGATCTCCTGCTGGGGCGGCGAAGTGGACCTGACGGTAGACAAGGACTGGCAGGAAAACGTCGAATGGGGCAAGAAGAACCTCGAGCTCGCGGCCGATCTGGGCTGCGGGATCTGGCAGGGCCACTGCGGCGTCATGCCGGAAGACGCAAAGGAGCCGGGCTGGGCTCGCGTCGTCGACGGCATGGGTCAGATTGCTGAGCGCGGTGAGCAGGTCGGCGCCTGCCTGGCAATCGAGACCGGACCGGAGCCTCCCTATGTGCTGCGGCGTGTCATCACCGAGGTCGGCAGCAAGGCGATTCGCGTGAACTGGGACCCGGCGAACATGATCCTGTGGGGAGCGCGTGCCTGCCAACTGGCCGGCGAGACCTACCAGCGCGAGAAGTGGATCGAGCGGTACCAGCCCAACGAGGGCGCCCGTGCCCTAGCAGACGTGATCGTGCATACCCATGCCAAGGACGCGCTGGTGCATGAGGACGGCAAGCGCCAGGAGGTTCCGCTCGGAACCGGTTGGGTAGACTGGCCTCGGTATGTGGGATACCTGCGCGAGGCCGGGTACGACGGGTACTTCGCCATCGAGCGCGAGACCGGTGAGGACCCGGTAGGTGACATCCAGAAGGCCGTCGACTTCCTGCGGACTTTGTAG
- a CDS encoding thioredoxin family protein: protein MVNNNWVLLILVIALLAGVIAAKAYKSHAGTPVTPTAGETSSVPSAVPESSTVPEAENTAADVSTEGLPRLIELGSTGCIPCEHMAPIIDSLRTELKGKVTVEFINVGEHPEAIDKYAIQTIPVQVFLDASGKELFRHTGVFEKDEILAKLRELGMLPQ from the coding sequence GTGGTCAACAATAACTGGGTTCTGCTGATCCTTGTGATAGCACTTCTGGCGGGCGTCATCGCCGCCAAGGCCTACAAGTCCCATGCAGGCACGCCGGTGACGCCGACAGCCGGCGAGACCTCCTCCGTGCCCTCTGCAGTGCCCGAGAGTAGCACGGTTCCGGAGGCGGAGAACACTGCCGCCGATGTTTCGACCGAGGGCCTTCCCAGGCTGATCGAGCTCGGATCAACGGGCTGCATCCCCTGCGAGCATATGGCCCCGATCATCGATAGCCTCAGAACGGAGCTCAAGGGCAAGGTCACCGTCGAGTTCATCAACGTCGGCGAGCATCCAGAGGCTATCGACAAGTACGCCATCCAGACCATCCCGGTTCAGGTCTTCCTCGATGCTTCCGGCAAGGAGCTCTTCCGGCACACGGGTGTGTTCGAGAAAGACGAAATCCTCGCGAAGCTGCGAGAACTGGGAATGCTGCCGCAGTAG